The DNA region CGTTTTCGGCGTGGCGCTTAATAAACTGGTGGATATCGAATCATTGCGGGGCGATATTGCCTTTTATATGCTGGTCGGATTCGGCATCGCGTATTTCATCTGGGGCATCAGATACGCCTTGAGGCGCAAACAGCATGAGCACGCGCATTCGCATCCCGGAGAGGATATGCCCCACAGCCATCACCACCCGCACCTGAGTTCGCACTCGCATCCCCACAAGGGCAGTATGACCGCGGTCTGGACGCTCTTTATCATCTTTGTCCTGGGACCCTGCGAGCCGCTGATACCGCTTCTGATGTTCCCGGCCATGACCTATAATTGGTTCGGGGTCGGGGTGGTATCGGCCGTATTCGGAACGGTCACGGTCACGACCATGACCGTGATAGTGATTCTGGTCTATAAGGGAATGGATCGGCTTAAAATCCAATGGAGTTTTCTGGAGAAATGGTCGCACGCCCTGGCCGGATTTGCCATTGCCGTCGCCGGCCTGATAATAAAGATATTCGGGGTATAATCAACCACGGCCGCATCACAGCCCAGGGTCAGACCCAAGAAATCCTATCAAATAAAGACCTGCTTCTATCAAACGGGTTGGTTTAATAATCAGCCGACCGAACTAATTTTTCGCAGGGGGGAGTAGGTATGGCACCCAATATGGATGGGTATGGCACCCGATACGGATAGGTATGGCACCCGATGTGGATGGGTATGGCACCCGCTATGGACGGGTATGGCACCCAATACGGATGGGTATGGCACCCGCTATGGACGGGTATGGCACCCAATATGGATGGGTATGGCACCCAATATGGACGGGTATGGCACCCGATGTGGATGGGTATGGCACCCATCATAGGGGGGTATGGCACCCTATAGTGGTATACACCCCCTGTCTATAGGAGTCCTTTATTTATCAAGGGGTTATGACAAAAAAAGAGGTGTTGAAGGGGGACAATTACCCCTTTTCCCCGGCAAATTTGTTCCCATTCAGAGGCTATTTGTTCTCCTTCATTGATGTTCGCCTCTGATAAGGTCCCTTACGGATAAATGCATCCAGACCACCCTTGCGATAGTCAGAAATCCATCTTTTGACACTCCGATAATCCACCTTTAACTCATTAGCAATATCTTTATATGTCTTGCGTTTATCTGAAAGATAGAGTGCCTTAAGTGGTCTTTGTTTACTGTATTGTCCGGTCATAAAAAGCCGCTGCGACTCGGCTAATAACCTCTTTTGTTCTTCTGCGGTCAGTTTGATAAATTGGTGCGGATAGGGCATAGATTTATCGTATGGAATTTCAAAGAGGAAATCCCAACCCCGAAAGCATTCGGGGGACTCAGTTAGGCAATCCTCTCCAATACGACCCAGCACTCAAAGGATTTTGAGTGCTGCCCGAAGGGAGTTGCCGAGCGAAGCGAGGCCTAACTGGATATTTATTACTTCAGTCGCAATCTTAGTTCCCTGATTTCATCTTCGGTCTTATCATTCTGAGGGCTGGCCTGACGGGCTTCATCGCAGAGCTTTAATGCCTTTTCTATCTTGACTATGTCACGCTCCATATCGCCGAGATAACGATAAATCCTTATTAGGGCAATAAGGCGTTCATAGTTATTGGGGTCAAGTTCATATGCCCGCTGGATACAGGAAAAACTGCAAATGGCAAAGTCGTGATAATTATAATCAGTATACAGACGATTATCGGCGCCCCTCTTAAGAAAATCGCTTTCAACCAGCTCCTTGACACTTGGCACATTACGAAGCTTATGGGGAGCGTTGGCGTTTTGGTCCAGGGCTAACTTGGCCAGTTCCAGGAAGTTTCTGCCACTGCCGTTGAGATAGGCCCGTTCGTCAGGCGCGAATTTAAGGGCGTTCTGGAAATGCCTGATGCACATCAACCTGATTTGATAGGCCTCGTCTTTTTTACCCTGCCTGACACTTTCTTCAGCGCTTTGGTCATAACTGAAACAGAACTTATAGAAACCGTCTGCCCGGAGCACCGGAAGATTTACGGTGATAATAATAAATAGCGCCGCGGCAACGGTTATTATCCCGGCCATAACGCCTTCAGGATTGCCCCATTTTATTGGCTTTCGGTTATCCCTGAGAGACAAAGCCCCGATAATCAATCCGAGCAGGAACCAGGCCCAGGAATAAATCATCAACAAATCCGTATTGGTCGAGTCATCCGGCCAGTAGCGCCGGACCATAATAACTGCCAGTAGTATGGTCTGTTCAGCATAGGTCCAGAATAGCCAGCGTGGCCAGGCGATAATGCCTGTGATAATGCCGGCCAGCAGCCAGAGGCAGAATATGGCCAGCATGGTGTCCCTGATGGATTTTATGTGCGGCGTAAATATTCCTGCAGGCCAGGTGAAATAGAACAGGATAAACGCTATGGCGATGGTCAGAACGGCATATCCGATGAATAGATAGAGCCGCCAGTTAAAGGTGTTCGGGATATTCAGGATATTTGGACTCGTGATTTGGCCGGCGTCTTTGACTATACCCTGTAACAGGAGTTTGGCATTGTCAACATCATTACTGAGCACTTGGATTTGGGCCTGGACAAAGCCGTCCACGCCCGGGAGCATATTTTGCGTGTTCTCATTCTGGATGACGAATGGAATGCCGCTGTCCTGGAGTTTTAACCTGACAACCGATATCTCAGCCGGGTCGTGGGTGGAGTAGATAGTCACAAGGGCCGGGGTTTCATCCTTTGCCGGTTCTTCTGTTGTATCAGGTGGAGTTATTTCTTCTGTCTGCGGCGATGATTTCAAGCGGAATAGCCCATAAATCACTGCGGCAAATACCCAGAAATAGGTAAAGGATTGGGTTGTAGGGATGTTTACCAATGATTCCATCATATGAGTAATAAGGGCTGAGATGAATCCAATCGCTAACATGTTAATGACAATATTATCTGGCGGCGCATTCTGGTTCGGCGGTGTTTTTAGGCGGATGGTCTTGAAGCCGAGGTATAGTAAAGAGCCGAGAATAAATAGATATAAAACAAAACCAATGATACCATGCCAGACCCAGACATCCAGATAGAAACTATGCGCCCGGTCTGCGTGGACATTAGATCCTTCCAATGTGGCCAGTTCCATGGTGTAGTTTTTGTAGAATACTGTGGAAAGCGACTCAGGGCCGTAACCGATAAAGAATCGATAGGGCACGTCTTTATCCGTAATCAGTTTCCAGGCGCCTCTCCACATAACAACGTTTGTTCGGGCTGATGTATACGGTCTGGTGCTTATTGCCCCGATGCCTTTAGGTAAATCTTCTATTGTGATGATTTTGGGTATAAAAAAGAAGGTGACATAAATGATGCCGCTAATAAAGATAATGATACTAATTATAATAGCTGATATTTTACGATAATATAATCCGTATATAATAAAGAAAATAGAGACACCCAAAAACAGCACTACGATTGCGCTGTAACTTTTGGTTAGGAATACGATAATAATCTGTAACAAAGCCAACACGCCATAAAGGATAAGAGGAAGGGGGAACAGCCATTCGTCGCCAGCGGAATAAATAGTTCTATAAAGCGTCAGAGGAATAATCATTATTAAGTACGTTGCCAGGAAATGCGGATTGCCAGATGTAGCAGAAACCCTGATAGACGGGTCCATTGCCTGCCAGGGGATAACATCCATGCCAAATTTCTGAATAAAAGCGTATACGACAATAGGAATAGAGGTGAATATTATTGTCGTAACAATCCGGTCTATCTGGGCCCGAGTCCTGAGATTCAGGGCAATCATCAGAAATATGACCCAATATCCGGCTGAGGTGTATAATCCCTGCATCCGGTCATAGCCGCCCCAGAGGCTGTTATAGGGCACGGCTGAGAATATCACGGATACAATGTAAGCAAGCACAAACAAGCCAAATCCGATAAAAAGCGGGGTCTTGATAAAATGGGCAAAGACATTGTTCCCGGACTGAGATGGGGCGGTTTCAGGAGAACGATATCTGGTGATGAGTGTATCCACTATCTTGGTGATATAGAATGCCAGCATCAGGAGCGCCAGGCAGCGGACTATGGTTGCCTTGTCCGGCTCGAACATCCGGTGGCTGTAGATGTTCATGTACAGAGGCGTGAGAATCAGGGCAGCCAGCCATCCGGCCTCGATAAACTTATCGCACAAGATACTAAGTTTAGTATTCATGGTGATGATATCCCAATATAGCGACAATGCAGTGATTTGTCAACTACTTAGAGTATTGAAGGTTATATTTTATCCCGCTTTTCAGCGGGATAAAATTCACAGACGTCCTTTGGCCTATGACTTACGGCAATTCACCGTAAGTCATCTGTTCATTTTACTTGACTTTTTCCTGTAAGGTGGTACAATATAATATCAATTCAGATATCATTATCGATTTACAGGAAGGGGGAAAGTAATATGAAACGAGTAATAATTATAGGTGTTATTATAGGTTTGCTTTGCCTGACATCGGTTTATGCCCAGACATCAACCCAGGGCGGCGAGGGCGGTAAAAGCAGCGCCGGTCAGGGCGGCAAGGGCGGAGACGGAACGGTCATCATCAATAACCAGCCCAAGGAATCTCCCAAAGAGGAATCAAAGGTTGATGTTGAGCAGATTAAACGGCTGATTCGCGACCTGGATGCGGATGAAATCACGGTGCGCGATAAGGCCACCGAGGAGTTGAAGAAGATCGGCAAGCCGGCCCTGCTGTTGCTTGAAGAGTCAGCCAAGAGCGACAGTCCTGAAGTGGCCTGGCGCTCCAAGATTATTATCAACGCCATCAAGAAGGCCGAGCAAAAGAGCGAGCCCCAGCCGGACGATTCGGCATCCAAGAAGATTGGCCCGACCCTAAAGCAGTTCGGGAATAACTTTAATATTACCATCAGAGGCGCCACGCCCGGCACCAAGAGTTTCGCTATGTCCCAGGATGGCTCAGGCAAGATTACCGTAAATATTACCGAATATGACAAGGATGGCAAGCAGAACACCAAGACCTACGAGGCCAACAGTCCTGAGGAATTCAAGCAGAAGTATCCGGAGATTGCCCGGGAATATGGTATCGGTGAAAAGCCGCCGACAACAATAGAAATTCCCGACTTTGACGTTGATGACATATTTAAGGATTTCGGTAAATCCTGGAGCCGGCAATGGGGAGATATGCAAAAAGAAATGGATAGATTAAGGGATATGTTTAACCGGCCGGGTAATCAACCGCCTAATGTATCCGAGCCCGAGGATGAAGGCGCATTGCCTTCGCAGGCGCCGGCATTGTCCGCAACTGATTTGGGGTTGAGCATAGAGGCAATTGAGGATTCCGCGCTAAAAGAAGGATTAGAAACCAAAGAAGGCGTATTAGTAACCAGGGTTGAGCCGTTAGGCCTGGGAGAAAAAGCGGGACTGAAGCAGGGTGATGTCATTATTAATGTAAATAATACGGTGGTCAAGAGCGCCTGGGAGTGCCGGCGCCTGCTTAAGACCGTGCTTGGAAAAAACAGGGTTAATCTGACGATAATCAGGAATAACAAGAAAGAAGCACTGGTATACCCGAAGTAAAGAGAAATACCCCCTCACCCTTCCCTCTCCCCTTGGGGGAGAGGATAGGTGAGGGGTGAGGAGAAGATAATATGAACAAAAAAATATATCTGGCCATGGTTATTCTGACCGGGATTATAATCGGTATTTTTATATCCACGTATTACGAGCATTACAGTTGCCTGAGGGCATCGCCCCGAAATGATCGGGACTCCGCTGCGGCTACGCCGACCTTGTCCGAAGAAGAGCGGGGCGCGGTGCTCAAGGAGCTCAAGTCATTCAAGGATAACTCACAGCAGTTCGTCAAGTTGATTAAGCTGGTCCGGCCGTCCGTGGTGAGCATCTCCACCAAAAAGGTATTCAAGGGTTATGTGGACGATTTCTTCTGGGGCATGGTGCCGCGCCAGTTCGAGTCAGCCGGAGTCGGTTCAGGCGTGGTGGTCAATAACGACGGTTACATCATCACCAATAACCACGTGGTTCAGGGAATGGATGAAATCAGGGTGACCCTGGATGACGGACGGGAGTTTATGGGCAAGGTCATCGGTAGCGACCAGGTCAGCGATATTGCGGTGGTGAAGATAAAAGCCGATAATCTCCAACCGGCCATATTGGGCGATTCGGACCAGGCGGAAATCGGCGAGCAGGTCCTGGCCATCGGCTCACCCTTCGGCCTGGGCCAGACCGTGACCTCGGGGATAATCAGCGCCAAGCGGAATCTGGGTAACACCGGCAAGATAGCCGGCGACTATCCGGATTTCATCCAGACCGACGCGGCTATCAATCCGGGCAACTCCGGCGGACCGCTGGTTTCATTAGCCGGCGAGGTTATCGGCATAAATTCTATTATTATCACCCGGAGCGGCGGCTATCAGGGCATCGGGTTTGCCATCCCGATTAACCGGGCTAAGTACATTATGCAGCAATTGATAGACAAGGGAAAGATAAGCCGGCCGTTTTTAGGGATCAGGACCGGCGCCATAGACGAGTCCCTGGCCCGCGAGTATGGGTTTGAGTCTTCTGGCCAGCTCCTCAAGGAGTTGGGCATGGCAAAGGCCGAGGGTGTGTTTGTCCTGGAGGTTATTCCGGATTCCCCGGCAGCTGATGCCCGGCTCCGGGAAGGTGACGTGGTTCTGGAATACAACGGCAAGAAAGTGAATACGCCCGAGGAATTATATAACCTGATTAACAACTCCAGGGTGGGAGATGTTGCCGCATTAAAGATAATCCGCAACGGCAGGGAAAAGTCCGTCAAGGTTACCATCGGCGAGCGCCGTTAGAAGCGTTCACGATTGGGTGATTAGACATACGTTATTTTATCGTTTTGCTGATGGTCGCTTCTAACGGTGCGAGCGGAAATAGGCCACGGATTTCACTCCGCTCCGTAGGTGCTCGTGCTCACGCTGCGCTTAGTTCACAGATTTACTTCACATCGCTGGCGCAACGGAACCCGATTTCGCTGCTTTTGGTATTCGGCTCTATTTTGGAGCGGACATCCGAACGGCAGGGATAAGCAGGGCTCTTCCACGACCCGCCCCGCATCACCTTTAACTTTCCGGTCTTGGGTCCCTGGGGATTTTCCTTGGGGCTGTTATAATAATATTTGGCGTCATACCAGTCACTGCACCATTCAAAGACGTTGCCGGACATGTCGTAAAGTCCGTAGCTGTTAAGTTTCCTGGTGCTGGTGGCCTGGCTCTTGGCGCCGGAATTCTTGGTATACCACATATATTCCACGTCTTCGTCATCGCCCCAGTAAAAGTTGGTTGAGGTTTCGGCTCGGCAGGCGTATTCCCATTCGGCCTCGGTGGGCAGCCTGATATCCTTGGACCATTCTATGAATTTCTGGCAGTCCTCCCATGAGACCTGCTCAACCGGGAAATCATCTTCGGCCTTGAAGAATGATGGGCTGTCGTCGGTCTTGTCTTTGCGTTCTTTCATTATTTTCCGCCAGGCGCCCTGGGGCACCTCGGTTTTGGACATCAGGAAATCGCTTAGGGACACCTCGTGCGGCGGGTTGTCAATCTCGCCCTCGCCGCCGCCCGGACCGGGTTTGCAACCCATCAGGAATTTCCCGCCCGGTATCAGGACAAAGGTTATTCCGGTTCTCTTATGGCGGTATTCCAGGTATCCCTGTGGATTCTTGGTCGTGAAAGCCATGCCTTTTACTTGCGGGGCAATCTTGGCCTGTAATGCCAGGGCAGCCGGGTCATTGGGTTTACACCTGAGGGCGTTGTCTATGGCTTTCATGGCCTCGTCAGTCTTGCCTTCGCTGGCCAGTTGCTTGGCCGCATTCATATGTTCCTGGTATGCGGCCTGCTCTTCCTTGGTCATCGGGCGGCCTCCTGTTCCATCGCCATGTTGCGAGAAGACTTCAAACTGGCTGAGCGCCAGGAATGACACGCAGAGCGCTATCATCAGGCCAATCAATGCTTTTTTCATAATATCCTCCTCTTATGGCGCCGTTGGCGCCATTAGATCCCGCCGAATGGCGGGATATTTTATTAGATGGTTATGGCGTCATAGACGCCCTTTTCATTATTAGAATGTTATATAGATATTATAACACTGCCAATTAAGAAATCAAGTAGAATCTGATATTTTCTTAGAGCCAGTTAGGGAGTCCGACCCGAAGGGGCGGAAGACCGTTACTGGCTCTTATCCCGACAGTTTTTGTCGGGGTTAGAGCCCCGCATAAGCGGGGTAAACTCCGCAACATACTGACTCTTAGACCCGCCTTTGGCGGGTTAATCCCTCGTTGCACTCGGGATAAGACGTTCTCCCTAACGGGACTTCCTTCGGTCGTAAGTCATGGAATTTATCCTGCTTTAGCAGGATTCCAAGAACGTCTAATATAAATCCTCCAGTTCATCGCCGCCTGAAGGGAGTTTTCCGTATTTAGCCAGGTAGGCCTGAATCAGTTCACTTTCCTTCTTGGTGTACATTGGGTCTGTTTCATAGTGGAAGAATCTGGCCTTGCTGTTATTGGCTTGTTCTAACAGGGATTCCCGGATATTTATCGCGCCTTTAATCAGGATGGTATCCTTATTTTCATTGAGCAGGATATAAACGCCTTCTTTGGCCGGCGCCTGTTTGATGTGCTCTTCGGTAAATGCCAAATCCTCCTTGGCCTGTCCGGTCTTGGAGACCTCGGGCGGGAAGATGACCTGAGAGATGGTCAGCCGCAAATCGCACTGTAGGCATCTATTGGCTTCCTCTTTTGCCTGCTGGTCAGTGAAGCCGGTTTCGACCGGGTTGAAGTTATTATCCCTCTGGCTGAGCGCGATACAGGACATCTTTATCCTTTGGTGTTTGGCAAATCCTTCATCCCGGCCCAGGTAGTGGTTGGCCTCGGGAATATCAATCGGATTGTCAATCACGCCATCACCGCCCAGGTGGTTGTCAATATTCTCCGCGGCCTTTCGGCCGTCGGCAATGGATTCGATGATGGATGACGGATTATGGGCCGCCTCGCCGCAGGCAAAGATGCCCGGAATGTTGGTGGCTAGGGTATTCCCGTCCGCCTTGATAGTCCGGTTAGGATTGATAGCAGTTGTTATTCCTTCGGTATTCGGTGACTGGCCGATAGCCAGGATAATGACATTCCCCTGGAATTTATCGCAGACGTTGTCATTAAATGACGGATTGAACCTGCCTGACTCGTCAAACACTTTTGTGCACTGGACTGCCTCAAGCGCCAATTCATTTTCTGATAACTGGCAGATATTCTTCGGTCCCCAGTTGCAGTTGAGGGTGATGCCTTCCTCCAGCGCCTGGGCGATTTCCCATTCGTGCGCCGGCATCTCGTCTCTCGATTCCAGGCAGACCATCTGGACCTTTTCAGCCCCGAGCCGTTTGGCCGATAGAGCTACGTCTATGGCTACATTACCGCCGCCGATGACCAGAATATTCTTATTCTTGAATTGTGATGAATTCATCTGGCCGCGCCTGATGTTCTTTAGGAAATCAATGCCCCAGAGGACCGGCGCCGTGATTTTACCTTCTAATATCTTCTTGGGGCTCTGGGCGCCGATGGCAATCAGTATTGCTTTAAAGCCCTGTTCTTTGAGTGATTCAGCCGTAAAGTCCCGGCCCAATCTGGAATCGGTTTTAATGGTGATATTAGGATGCTCGGTGATTTTCTT from Planctomycetota bacterium includes:
- a CDS encoding sulfite exporter TauE/SafE family protein, whose translation is MIDQALITLCTTAAIIGFTHTLIGPDHYLPFLMLGRAGKWSLAKVTVITILCGIGHVLSSIILGVIGGVFGVALNKLVDIESLRGDIAFYMLVGFGIAYFIWGIRYALRRKQHEHAHSHPGEDMPHSHHHPHLSSHSHPHKGSMTAVWTLFIIFVLGPCEPLIPLLMFPAMTYNWFGVGVVSAVFGTVTVTTMTVIVILVYKGMDRLKIQWSFLEKWSHALAGFAIAVAGLIIKIFGV
- a CDS encoding helix-turn-helix domain-containing protein; translated protein: MPYPHQFIKLTAEEQKRLLAESQRLFMTGQYSKQRPLKALYLSDKRKTYKDIANELKVDYRSVKRWISDYRKGGLDAFIRKGPYQRRTSMKENK
- a CDS encoding O-antigen ligase family protein translates to MNTKLSILCDKFIEAGWLAALILTPLYMNIYSHRMFEPDKATIVRCLALLMLAFYITKIVDTLITRYRSPETAPSQSGNNVFAHFIKTPLFIGFGLFVLAYIVSVIFSAVPYNSLWGGYDRMQGLYTSAGYWVIFLMIALNLRTRAQIDRIVTTIIFTSIPIVVYAFIQKFGMDVIPWQAMDPSIRVSATSGNPHFLATYLIMIIPLTLYRTIYSAGDEWLFPLPLILYGVLALLQIIIVFLTKSYSAIVVLFLGVSIFFIIYGLYYRKISAIIISIIIFISGIIYVTFFFIPKIITIEDLPKGIGAISTRPYTSARTNVVMWRGAWKLITDKDVPYRFFIGYGPESLSTVFYKNYTMELATLEGSNVHADRAHSFYLDVWVWHGIIGFVLYLFILGSLLYLGFKTIRLKTPPNQNAPPDNIVINMLAIGFISALITHMMESLVNIPTTQSFTYFWVFAAVIYGLFRLKSSPQTEEITPPDTTEEPAKDETPALVTIYSTHDPAEISVVRLKLQDSGIPFVIQNENTQNMLPGVDGFVQAQIQVLSNDVDNAKLLLQGIVKDAGQITSPNILNIPNTFNWRLYLFIGYAVLTIAIAFILFYFTWPAGIFTPHIKSIRDTMLAIFCLWLLAGIITGIIAWPRWLFWTYAEQTILLAVIMVRRYWPDDSTNTDLLMIYSWAWFLLGLIIGALSLRDNRKPIKWGNPEGVMAGIITVAAALFIIITVNLPVLRADGFYKFCFSYDQSAEESVRQGKKDEAYQIRLMCIRHFQNALKFAPDERAYLNGSGRNFLELAKLALDQNANAPHKLRNVPSVKELVESDFLKRGADNRLYTDYNYHDFAICSFSCIQRAYELDPNNYERLIALIRIYRYLGDMERDIVKIEKALKLCDEARQASPQNDKTEDEIRELRLRLK
- a CDS encoding PDZ domain-containing protein — protein: MKRVIIIGVIIGLLCLTSVYAQTSTQGGEGGKSSAGQGGKGGDGTVIINNQPKESPKEESKVDVEQIKRLIRDLDADEITVRDKATEELKKIGKPALLLLEESAKSDSPEVAWRSKIIINAIKKAEQKSEPQPDDSASKKIGPTLKQFGNNFNITIRGATPGTKSFAMSQDGSGKITVNITEYDKDGKQNTKTYEANSPEEFKQKYPEIAREYGIGEKPPTTIEIPDFDVDDIFKDFGKSWSRQWGDMQKEMDRLRDMFNRPGNQPPNVSEPEDEGALPSQAPALSATDLGLSIEAIEDSALKEGLETKEGVLVTRVEPLGLGEKAGLKQGDVIINVNNTVVKSAWECRRLLKTVLGKNRVNLTIIRNNKKEALVYPK
- a CDS encoding trypsin-like peptidase domain-containing protein encodes the protein MNKKIYLAMVILTGIIIGIFISTYYEHYSCLRASPRNDRDSAAATPTLSEEERGAVLKELKSFKDNSQQFVKLIKLVRPSVVSISTKKVFKGYVDDFFWGMVPRQFESAGVGSGVVVNNDGYIITNNHVVQGMDEIRVTLDDGREFMGKVIGSDQVSDIAVVKIKADNLQPAILGDSDQAEIGEQVLAIGSPFGLGQTVTSGIISAKRNLGNTGKIAGDYPDFIQTDAAINPGNSGGPLVSLAGEVIGINSIIITRSGGYQGIGFAIPINRAKYIMQQLIDKGKISRPFLGIRTGAIDESLAREYGFESSGQLLKELGMAKAEGVFVLEVIPDSPAADARLREGDVVLEYNGKKVNTPEELYNLINNSRVGDVAALKIIRNGREKSVKVTIGERR
- a CDS encoding SUMF1/EgtB/PvdO family nonheme iron enzyme; this translates as MKKALIGLMIALCVSFLALSQFEVFSQHGDGTGGRPMTKEEQAAYQEHMNAAKQLASEGKTDEAMKAIDNALRCKPNDPAALALQAKIAPQVKGMAFTTKNPQGYLEYRHKRTGITFVLIPGGKFLMGCKPGPGGGEGEIDNPPHEVSLSDFLMSKTEVPQGAWRKIMKERKDKTDDSPSFFKAEDDFPVEQVSWEDCQKFIEWSKDIRLPTEAEWEYACRAETSTNFYWGDDEDVEYMWYTKNSGAKSQATSTRKLNSYGLYDMSGNVFEWCSDWYDAKYYYNSPKENPQGPKTGKLKVMRGGSWKSPAYPCRSDVRSKIEPNTKSSEIGFRCASDVK